A part of Planococcus sp. MB-3u-03 genomic DNA contains:
- a CDS encoding Asp23/Gls24 family envelope stress response protein translates to MAEKVIPYVKMKSPGAQDLGNIEVASEVLEIIASIAATDIEGVASMRGNFASGVVERLGKKVHGKGIKTELSDEGLAIDVYCVIDYGVSIPNTAKKIQEQVRQTLETMTSLQTQEVNVHITGIHFDNPQVD, encoded by the coding sequence ATGGCAGAAAAAGTAATCCCCTATGTAAAAATGAAATCACCCGGTGCGCAGGATCTCGGGAATATCGAAGTCGCGTCGGAAGTGCTGGAAATAATCGCCAGCATCGCTGCGACCGATATCGAAGGCGTCGCCAGCATGCGCGGCAATTTTGCTTCAGGCGTCGTTGAACGTTTGGGCAAAAAAGTCCATGGCAAAGGCATCAAAACCGAACTGTCGGACGAAGGGCTGGCGATTGACGTCTATTGCGTCATCGATTACGGCGTATCGATCCCGAATACTGCCAAGAAAATTCAGGAACAAGTCCGCCAGACCTTGGAGACAATGACTTCCCTGCAGACGCAGGAAGTGAATGTACACATTACCGGTATACATTTCGACAATCCCCAAGTGGACTGA
- the accB gene encoding acetyl-CoA carboxylase biotin carboxyl carrier protein, producing the protein MKIQEIREIIKLVDHSSIDEFSYEFDGVKVKMKKNSSNPSQSTAVKSKAVEEPAQAPAPAAPKQAEAAEAAPTEQPVQTEAAETSDASNEDLHKILSPMVGTFYQSPSPEEDAYVAVGTKVSADQVVCIVEAMKLFNEIEAEVDGEIAEILVKDGQLVEYGQPLFLVKAN; encoded by the coding sequence ATGAAAATCCAGGAAATTCGCGAAATCATCAAATTGGTGGATCATTCATCCATCGACGAATTCAGCTATGAATTCGACGGCGTCAAAGTCAAGATGAAGAAAAATTCATCCAACCCTTCACAATCAACAGCTGTAAAGTCAAAAGCGGTTGAAGAGCCTGCTCAGGCACCTGCACCAGCAGCTCCAAAACAAGCTGAAGCAGCTGAAGCTGCACCGACAGAACAACCGGTGCAAACGGAAGCGGCTGAGACTAGCGACGCATCGAACGAAGACTTGCACAAAATCCTGTCTCCGATGGTCGGCACGTTCTACCAATCGCCATCACCGGAAGAAGATGCTTATGTAGCTGTCGGAACGAAAGTTTCTGCAGACCAAGTTGTTTGCATCGTTGAAGCGATGAAGCTCTTTAATGAAATCGAAGCAGAAGTAGATGGGGAAATCGCTGAGATCCTAGTCAAAGATGGACAATTGGTCGAATACGGTCAGCCTTTGTTCCTCGTAAAAGCAAACTAA
- the nusB gene encoding transcription antitermination factor NusB — protein sequence MKRHEAREKALQTLFQLDGTELTIEEAMEHVMDGETDQFYKLLVEGTNSKQQEIDEKLKGHLENWSLERLPKVERTILRMAVFELEYMDDAPSRVVLNEAIELSKTFGDDKSSRFVNGVLSKFTDQTAN from the coding sequence ATGAAACGACACGAAGCACGGGAAAAAGCGCTTCAGACGCTATTCCAGCTCGATGGAACCGAATTGACAATTGAAGAAGCGATGGAACATGTCATGGACGGGGAAACCGACCAGTTCTATAAGTTGCTGGTAGAAGGCACAAACAGCAAGCAGCAGGAAATCGATGAAAAACTGAAAGGCCATTTGGAAAACTGGTCGCTTGAGCGCTTGCCGAAAGTCGAACGCACCATTTTGCGCATGGCTGTTTTCGAACTAGAATATATGGACGATGCGCCGAGCCGCGTCGTCTTGAACGAAGCGATCGAGCTGAGCAAAACTTTCGGGGACGATAAATCAAGCCGTTTCGTCAACGGCGTGCTTTCGAAATTCACTGACCAAACTGCGAACTAA
- the folD gene encoding bifunctional methylenetetrahydrofolate dehydrogenase/methenyltetrahydrofolate cyclohydrolase FolD encodes MTAELIDGKAVSLKIKERVQQRVEKLKANGITPGLSVVLVGDDSASQTYVKNKKKTCESLGMRSDLHLYPASLTEQELLEKIAELNNDPDIHGILVQLPLPAQIDEFKIITAIAPEKDVDGFHPISVGNLMIGKDTFLPCTPHGVMVLLEHYGIDPAGKHAVVIGRSNIVGKPVGQLLLQKDATVTYCHSKTPDLKAMTKQADIIIAAIGRAKFIGADHIKEGAVVIDVGMNRDENGKLCGDVDFEAVRERASFITPVPGGVGPMTIAMLMENTLLSAEKGLSKDKAAESV; translated from the coding sequence GTGACTGCTGAATTGATTGATGGAAAAGCCGTAAGCCTGAAAATTAAAGAGCGAGTGCAACAACGTGTAGAGAAACTGAAAGCAAACGGAATCACTCCTGGCCTGTCGGTCGTTTTAGTGGGCGATGATTCCGCTTCGCAAACCTATGTCAAAAACAAGAAGAAAACATGTGAATCACTGGGCATGCGTTCGGATCTTCATTTATACCCTGCTTCACTGACCGAGCAAGAGCTGCTTGAAAAAATCGCTGAATTGAATAACGACCCGGACATCCACGGCATTTTGGTGCAATTGCCGCTTCCTGCCCAGATCGATGAATTCAAGATCATCACGGCAATCGCTCCCGAAAAGGATGTCGACGGATTCCACCCGATTTCCGTCGGCAATTTGATGATCGGCAAAGACACTTTTTTGCCATGTACGCCGCACGGGGTGATGGTGCTCCTTGAGCATTACGGCATCGACCCGGCAGGCAAGCACGCGGTCGTCATCGGCCGCAGCAATATCGTCGGCAAACCGGTCGGCCAGCTGCTGCTGCAAAAAGATGCGACTGTGACTTACTGCCACTCCAAGACACCGGACTTGAAGGCGATGACCAAGCAGGCGGACATCATCATTGCGGCAATTGGCCGTGCGAAGTTCATCGGGGCAGACCACATCAAAGAAGGCGCGGTCGTCATCGATGTAGGCATGAACCGTGACGAAAACGGCAAGCTTTGTGGCGATGTGGATTTCGAAGCGGTACGCGAGCGTGCCAGCTTCATCACGCCTGTACCGGGCGGCGTTGGGCCGATGACCATCGCGATGCTGATGGAAAATACATTGCTGTCGGCTGAAAAAGGATTATCGAAAGACAAAGCTGCCGAAAGCGTGTAA